The proteins below are encoded in one region of Scophthalmus maximus strain ysfricsl-2021 chromosome 4, ASM2237912v1, whole genome shotgun sequence:
- the zdhhc1 gene encoding palmitoyltransferase ZDHHC1 encodes MDVCSRNPNRTAPVGEGDKDRDDVPLCSRTNGWSWPPHPFQLLAWLLYVYFAVTSFGVFIPLLPAHWIPAGYICTGVMFVCHMCVHVMAVSIDPADHNVRTKSNKGPVPVFDRSKHAHVIENCHCYLCQVDVGPKSKHCSSCNKCVSDFDHHCRWLNNCVGSRNYRLFLHSVLSALLGVCLILVVSSYVFIEFFLDPTKLRTDKHFLVKNETAVWFVFLPVAPVRSAAAVIPCLAAVTVSLGLLSSVLLSHLLCFHVYLMWNRLSTYEYIVRQRHRHDNRDLRKLGPVKESTAPSVVKDLNYSGPLGYTNPQLDVEEPIAVSVRGEAEFLANGRVRSLSSPVMEEEAPPTISTQLKAVSHTHRRTQKKKKKVQKVEETREDCLNTALPPEPSSASSASLGQRLPFPAFPLRASLPPLAPLAPLALTSDPIQAAAPPAEYHSDSAESLEEIPVPLAKLGSSSSAGPASTSSHRGFPLPSPLPRTKRKVSSFRAIKSVAELRFEMASTQLPTVFVSRASGDAAESLGLGRRATGSRASPGSGAASWMER; translated from the exons ATGGACGTGTGCAGTAGGAACCCGAACCGCACGGCGCCGGTCGGCGAGGGCGACAAGGACCGAGACGACGTGCCGCTCTGCTCGCGGACCAACGGCTGGAGCTGGCCGCCGCATCCCTTCCAGCTGCTGGCCTGGCTGCTCTACGTCTACTTTGCCGTCACCAGCTTCGGCGTGTTCATCCCCCTGCTGCCGGCACACTGGATCCCCGCAGGCTACATC TGCACGGGCGTCATGTTCGTCTGCCACATGTGCGTCCACGTGATGGCCGTGTCCATCGACCCGGCCGACCACAACGTCCGGACAAAGAGCAACAAAGGTCCGGTGCCCGTGTTCGACCGCTCCAAACACGCACACGTCATCGAGAACTGCCACTGCTACCTCTGCCAGGTGGATGT gggACCTAAATCTAAACACTGCAGTTCGTGTAATAAATGCGTCTCTGATTTCGACCATCACTGTCGTTGGCTCAACAACTGTGTCGGCAGCAGAAACTACAG GTTGTTCCTCCACAGCGTTCTCTCGGCTCTGTTGGGCGTCTGTCTGATTCTGGTCGTCTCCTCCTACGTCTTCATCGAGTTCTTTCTGGATCCGACCAAACTGCGCACTGACAAACACTTCCTGG tGAAGAACGAGACAGCTGTGTGGTTCGTCTTCCTGCCTGTGGCTCCAGtcagatcagcagcagcagtgattcCGTGTCTTGCTGCCGTCACCGTGTCTCTGGGCCTGTTGTCGTCTGTGCTGCTGAGTCACCTGCTCTGCTTCCACGTCTACCTGA TGTGGAACAGACTCAGTACCTACGAGTACATTGTGCGCCAGCGTCATCGTCATGACAACAGAGACCTGAGGAAATTAGGACCTGTGAAGGAGTCAACAGCTCCTTCAGTCGTCAAG GACCTGAACTACTCAGGGCCTCTTGGTTACACCAACCCTCAGCTGGACGTGGAGGAACCCATCGCTGTGTCTGTACGGGGGGAGGCAGA gttccTGGCTAACGGCAGAGTGAGGAGTCTGTCCAGTCCTGTCAtggaggaagaagctccaccCACCATCTCTACACAACTGAAAGCAGTATCACATACACACCGACGCACACag aaaaagaagaagaaagtacaaaaagtagaggaaacaagagaagaCTGTCTGAATACAGCCCTGCccccag AGCCCAGCAGTGCCTCCTCTGCGTCCCTGGGTCAGCGACTTCCCTTCCCTGCGTTCCCACTGAGGGCTTCCCTGCCCCCCCTGGCCCCCCTGGCCCCCCTGGCCCTCACCTCGGACCCCATCCAGGCCGCCGCCCCTCCTGCCGAGTACCACTCGGACTCCGCGGAGTCCCTGGAGGAGATCCCGGTGCCGTTGGCCAAACTGGGCTCCTCGTCCTCTGCCGGACCCGCCTCCACGTCCTCGCACAGAGGCTTCCCCCTGCCCTCGCCGCTGCCCAGGACTAAGAGGAAGGTCTCCTCCTTCCGTGCAATCAAGAGCGTAGCGGAGCTGCGGTTTGAGATGGCGTCCACGCAGCTGCCCACGGTGTTTGTCAGTCGGGCCAGCGGAGATGCCGCCGAGTCCCTCGGTCTGGGCCGGAGGGCGACCGGCTCCAGGGCGTCGCCGGGCTCAGGTGCAGCCTCCTGGATGGAGCGATGA